The following are from one region of the Mesorhizobium sp. B2-8-5 genome:
- a CDS encoding MocE family 2Fe-2S type ferredoxin, producing MAEWVEACAIGDVDEEDVIRFDHGGRTFAIYRSPDNDFFATDGFCTHEKAHLADGLVMDDIIECPKHNGRFNYKTGQAKGAPVCVDLKTYRVKVEAGKVMIDIG from the coding sequence ATGGCGGAGTGGGTCGAAGCATGCGCGATCGGCGATGTGGACGAGGAGGATGTGATCCGCTTCGACCATGGCGGCCGTACCTTCGCGATCTACCGCTCGCCGGATAATGATTTCTTCGCGACCGATGGGTTCTGCACCCATGAAAAGGCCCATCTGGCAGACGGGCTGGTGATGGACGACATCATCGAATGCCCCAAGCACAATGGCCGCTTCAACTACAAGACCGGCCAGGCCAAGGGCGCGCCGGTCTGCGTCGACCTCAAGACCTATCGGGTCAAGGTCGAGGCCGGTAAGGTGATGATCGATATCGGCTGA
- a CDS encoding aldose 1-epimerase family protein — protein sequence MVKLYEQTLSRRQVAERSGMLSQFAGVRLMTLGDGVERGIRMLEFRTGSGLRFTALVDRALDIADCEYKGQAIGWHSPSGFRNPGLHDYEGEDGFAWGRSFSGLLVTCGLDHILGRNEVPAENYNYPGRKTVTHSLHGRIGTIPARLTGYGEAWNGDRCVLWAEGIVQQASVFGEDLHLIRRIEADVGGSEIRLSDRVVNHGFHRTPHMYFYHVNVGHPLLDKGSRYLAPIRDVVWAAHAGERYEAQKIGYRTMPEPQFGFSEQVWQHELGADATGEVPVAVVNDRLGLGFEVVTRKDQLPCCYEWQNFQAGQYALGIEPSTHHVLGNLAARERGEMIWLEHDETRAYDAVFRVLDGKEAIAGAERRIAAIARQPEQDYPQPSGNFPRLAGRA from the coding sequence ATGGTGAAGCTCTACGAACAAACGCTTTCGCGCCGGCAGGTCGCCGAACGCTCCGGCATGCTGTCGCAATTCGCCGGGGTGCGGCTGATGACGCTTGGCGACGGCGTCGAGCGTGGCATCCGCATGCTCGAGTTCCGCACCGGCTCGGGCCTGCGCTTCACCGCGTTGGTCGACCGCGCGCTCGACATCGCCGATTGCGAGTACAAGGGCCAAGCGATCGGCTGGCATTCGCCGAGCGGGTTTCGCAACCCAGGCCTGCACGATTATGAAGGCGAGGACGGCTTTGCCTGGGGACGGTCCTTCTCCGGCCTGCTGGTCACCTGCGGCCTCGACCACATTCTCGGCCGCAACGAGGTGCCGGCCGAAAACTACAATTATCCCGGACGCAAGACCGTGACGCATTCGCTGCATGGGCGCATCGGCACCATTCCGGCGCGGCTCACCGGCTATGGCGAGGCCTGGAACGGCGACCGCTGCGTGCTGTGGGCGGAAGGCATCGTCCAGCAGGCGAGCGTGTTCGGCGAGGATCTGCACCTCATCCGCCGCATCGAGGCCGATGTCGGCGGCAGCGAGATCCGGCTCTCGGACCGTGTCGTCAATCACGGCTTCCACCGCACGCCGCATATGTATTTCTACCATGTCAATGTCGGGCATCCGTTGCTCGACAAAGGCTCGCGCTATTTGGCGCCGATCCGCGACGTCGTCTGGGCCGCGCATGCCGGCGAGCGTTACGAGGCGCAGAAGATCGGCTACCGCACCATGCCTGAGCCACAATTCGGCTTCAGCGAGCAGGTCTGGCAGCATGAGCTGGGCGCCGACGCCACGGGCGAGGTGCCGGTGGCTGTCGTCAACGACCGGCTCGGCCTCGGCTTCGAGGTCGTCACCCGCAAGGACCAGTTGCCTTGCTGTTACGAGTGGCAGAATTTTCAGGCTGGGCAGTATGCGCTTGGCATCGAGCCGTCGACGCACCATGTGCTCGGCAATCTCGCCGCGCGCGAGCGTGGCGAGATGATCTGGCTGGAGCATGACGAAACCCGTGCCTATGACGCGGTGTTCCGCGTTCTCGACGGCAAGGAGGCGATTGCTGGCGCTGAACGCAGGATCGCGGCCATCGCCCGCCAGCCCGAGCAGGATTATCCTCAGCCGTCCGGCAATTTCCCAAGACTGGCGGGCAGGGCATGA
- a CDS encoding ornithine cyclodeaminase family protein produces MKPIYIDYLNALDIEALAMTDAEIIGAVEAGLVAQGNGRTVIEPRVHLEPDPSFHGHFNVLRGYVAPLDAAGVKIVGDYVDNYKHGLPSEFGILNLFDPRTGAPRAILDATVITDMRTGAVTAIGARHLAKKSSKVLGHIGARGTAYWNVRLLDHLFDFDEIRVHSRRPESRDAFAAKLAADLGKPVLAVADWKSCVEGADIVVEASRLPEPQPLLKTEWIKRSALVVPYGTMSAVELSLTDIMQKIVVDDWGQCKGGKFGSLRAHVETGRLSEATLHAELGQIAAGLKPGRQSDGETILFWHRGLSLSDIALGKAMLAKAGENGIGQRLRFA; encoded by the coding sequence ATGAAGCCCATCTATATCGACTACCTCAATGCTCTCGACATCGAAGCGCTTGCCATGACCGACGCCGAGATCATCGGCGCCGTGGAAGCCGGGCTCGTCGCGCAGGGCAACGGCCGGACTGTGATCGAGCCGCGCGTCCATCTCGAGCCCGACCCGTCCTTCCACGGCCACTTCAACGTGCTGCGCGGCTATGTGGCGCCGCTCGACGCCGCCGGCGTGAAGATCGTCGGCGACTATGTCGACAACTACAAGCACGGCCTGCCGTCGGAATTCGGCATCCTCAACCTTTTCGATCCGCGCACCGGCGCGCCACGCGCCATCCTCGACGCCACCGTCATCACCGACATGCGCACCGGCGCCGTCACCGCCATCGGCGCCAGGCACCTGGCGAAGAAGTCGTCCAAGGTGCTCGGCCATATCGGCGCGCGCGGCACCGCCTATTGGAATGTGCGCCTGCTCGACCATCTCTTCGACTTCGACGAGATCCGCGTCCATTCGCGCCGGCCGGAAAGCCGCGACGCCTTCGCCGCGAAGCTGGCCGCCGACCTCGGCAAGCCGGTCCTGGCCGTGGCAGACTGGAAAAGCTGCGTCGAAGGCGCGGATATCGTGGTCGAGGCCTCGCGGCTGCCGGAGCCGCAGCCGCTGCTCAAGACCGAATGGATCAAGCGGAGCGCGCTGGTCGTGCCCTACGGCACGATGAGCGCCGTCGAACTGTCGCTCACCGACATCATGCAAAAGATCGTCGTCGATGACTGGGGGCAGTGCAAGGGCGGCAAGTTCGGCTCGCTGCGCGCCCATGTCGAGACGGGACGGCTGAGCGAGGCGACGCTCCACGCCGAACTGGGCCAGATCGCGGCCGGCCTGAAGCCGGGCCGGCAAAGCGATGGCGAGACGATCCTGTTCTGGCATCGCGGCCTCTCGCTCTCCGACATTGCGCTCGGCAAGGCCATGCTCGCCAAGGCCGGCGAAAACGGCATCGGCCAGCGGCTGCGCTTCGCATGA
- a CDS encoding ABC transporter permease yields the protein MVQQVMAVTAEDGARGARSRSRLMRSPQFSSFVILIMLLVVFGVADSNFLSPLNISNMMAFLPELGIIALGMTLLLTAGEFDLSVGAVFGLAPVVVMLLVQNAGVDIGVALLAGLLLCIVIGAINGVIVTKIGISSFLVTLSMLLIVRGAALYITQGFPLKSWDQPGFFVTLLAGSFNVGSFRFYTSLWWFIGLSLLAIYILRYAKLGNWISAIGSNRNAAVARGVPADAVKIWLFVLTSVLAGLAGMISAFRISAASPVAGTGYELEVIAMVVVGGTALTGGRGTILGTIVGALMLRAIRNGIVLVGVPGLAYNIFVGVIILAMLILHALLQKNAARS from the coding sequence ATGGTTCAACAGGTCATGGCAGTCACCGCGGAAGACGGCGCACGAGGGGCAAGGAGCAGGTCGAGGCTGATGCGCTCGCCGCAATTCTCGTCTTTCGTCATTCTCATCATGCTTCTCGTGGTGTTCGGCGTCGCCGACAGCAATTTCCTGTCGCCGCTCAACATCTCCAACATGATGGCGTTCCTGCCGGAGCTCGGCATCATCGCGCTCGGCATGACGCTGCTTCTGACTGCCGGCGAATTCGACCTGTCGGTCGGCGCGGTGTTCGGCCTGGCGCCGGTGGTGGTGATGCTGCTGGTGCAGAACGCCGGCGTCGATATCGGCGTGGCGCTGCTGGCCGGACTTTTGCTGTGCATCGTCATCGGCGCGATCAACGGCGTGATCGTCACCAAGATCGGCATCTCGTCCTTCCTGGTGACGCTGTCGATGCTTTTGATCGTGCGGGGTGCGGCGCTCTACATCACGCAGGGCTTTCCGCTGAAGTCATGGGACCAGCCCGGGTTTTTCGTCACGCTGCTCGCCGGCAGCTTCAATGTCGGTTCGTTCCGCTTCTACACCTCGCTGTGGTGGTTCATCGGCCTGTCGCTGCTTGCGATCTACATCCTGCGCTACGCCAAGCTCGGCAACTGGATCAGCGCCATCGGCTCCAACCGCAACGCGGCGGTGGCGCGCGGCGTGCCGGCCGACGCGGTCAAGATCTGGCTGTTCGTCCTGACCTCGGTGCTCGCCGGGCTCGCCGGCATGATCAGCGCCTTCCGCATTTCGGCGGCTTCGCCGGTGGCAGGAACCGGCTATGAGCTCGAAGTGATCGCCATGGTCGTGGTCGGCGGCACGGCGCTGACCGGCGGTCGCGGCACCATCCTCGGCACCATCGTCGGCGCGCTGATGCTGCGCGCGATCCGCAACGGCATCGTGCTCGTCGGCGTGCCCGGGCTCGCCTACAACATCTTCGTCGGCGTCATCATCCTCGCCATGCTCATCCTGCACGCACTGCTGCAGAAAAACGCCGCAAGGAGCTGA
- a CDS encoding ATP-binding cassette domain-containing protein has protein sequence MMQEVLRLQNLQKSFGSVRALKNASLTLKEGEVVALLGDNGAGKSTLIKAISGVFPIDRGDIYVRGEKVSIRSTREAMDLGIETIHQDTSLAPDLSIARNLFLGREPVNLKWLGVFAPLDLAKLRNAASALLKRVGISKKLDADALVSTLSGGERQSIAISRAMQFAAKVIILDEPTNNLGVEETHGVLRFVKEMREAGHSVLLITHNIHHVFEVADRIIVMRRGEIVAEQTVADTDLLTVESLITGADLSALMKRAQ, from the coding sequence ATGATGCAGGAAGTGCTCCGGCTGCAGAATCTGCAAAAATCCTTCGGCAGCGTGCGCGCGCTGAAGAATGCCTCGCTGACGCTCAAGGAAGGCGAAGTGGTGGCGCTGCTTGGCGACAACGGCGCCGGCAAATCGACGCTGATCAAGGCGATCTCGGGCGTTTTCCCGATCGATCGCGGCGACATCTATGTGCGCGGCGAAAAGGTCTCGATCCGCTCGACGCGCGAGGCGATGGACCTCGGCATCGAGACCATCCACCAGGACACATCGCTTGCGCCGGACCTCAGCATCGCGCGCAACCTGTTCCTTGGCCGCGAGCCGGTCAATCTCAAATGGCTGGGCGTCTTCGCGCCGCTCGACCTCGCCAAGCTGCGCAATGCTGCCTCAGCGCTGCTGAAGCGCGTCGGCATCTCGAAGAAGCTCGACGCCGACGCGTTGGTCTCGACGCTTTCCGGCGGCGAGCGGCAGTCGATCGCGATCTCGCGCGCCATGCAGTTCGCCGCCAAGGTGATCATCCTCGACGAGCCGACCAACAATCTCGGCGTCGAGGAAACGCATGGCGTGCTGCGCTTCGTCAAAGAGATGCGCGAGGCCGGGCATTCGGTGCTGTTGATCACCCACAACATCCACCATGTGTTCGAGGTCGCCGACCGCATCATCGTCATGCGCCGCGGCGAGATCGTCGCAGAGCAGACGGTCGCCGACACCGATCTCTTGACGGTGGAAAGCCTGATAACCGGCGCCGACCTGTCGGCCCTGATGAAAAGGGCGCAGTGA
- a CDS encoding fatty acid desaturase family protein, producing the protein MANKRDYSLVGDSTRRAIETGLASAEWYHTDVARKTMKELMQRSDGPAIRDTIIWIAAILGSAAGIVWFWGTWWVVPFLFVYGVLYGSSSDSRWHECGHGTAFRTRWMNDVVYHIASFMLMRNPVQWRWSHARHHTDTIIVGRDAEIAVMRPPDLIKAALAFTGILDFRYSLPTLVRQAFGTLSDDEKSYIPEMEQHKAVTAARWHIAVYVATIAVAIVLKSWIPLVLIGLPRLYGTWHMVTTGLLQHIGLADNVTDHRLNTRTVYMNPISRFIYWNMNYHVEHHMFPMVPYHALPKLHELIKHDLPVPNPSMWHAYREVWPVLLRQLKYEDYYLKRELPPTAKPYRGEFHDLDITAAAAE; encoded by the coding sequence ATGGCAAACAAGCGCGACTACAGCCTTGTCGGCGACAGCACCCGCCGGGCGATCGAGACCGGACTTGCCTCGGCCGAGTGGTATCACACCGACGTGGCGCGCAAGACCATGAAGGAATTGATGCAGCGCTCGGACGGGCCGGCGATCCGCGACACCATCATCTGGATCGCCGCGATCCTGGGCTCGGCCGCCGGCATTGTCTGGTTCTGGGGCACCTGGTGGGTCGTGCCGTTCCTGTTCGTCTATGGCGTGCTCTATGGCTCTTCGAGCGACTCGCGCTGGCACGAATGCGGCCATGGCACTGCCTTCCGCACGCGCTGGATGAACGACGTCGTCTATCACATCGCTTCGTTCATGCTGATGCGCAATCCGGTGCAGTGGCGCTGGAGCCACGCACGCCATCACACCGACACCATCATCGTCGGCCGCGACGCCGAGATCGCGGTGATGCGGCCGCCGGATCTCATCAAGGCGGCTTTGGCCTTCACCGGAATCCTCGATTTCCGCTATTCGTTGCCGACGCTGGTGCGCCAGGCCTTCGGCACATTGTCGGACGACGAGAAGAGCTACATCCCGGAGATGGAGCAGCACAAGGCGGTGACCGCGGCGCGCTGGCATATCGCGGTCTATGTTGCGACGATCGCTGTCGCGATCGTGCTTAAATCATGGATACCGCTCGTATTGATTGGCCTGCCGCGCCTCTACGGCACCTGGCACATGGTGACGACCGGTCTATTGCAGCATATCGGGTTGGCCGACAACGTCACCGACCATCGGCTCAACACCCGCACCGTCTATATGAACCCCATCAGCCGGTTCATCTACTGGAACATGAACTACCATGTGGAGCACCACATGTTTCCGATGGTGCCCTACCACGCGCTGCCGAAACTGCATGAACTGATCAAGCACGATCTGCCGGTGCCGAACCCGTCGATGTGGCACGCCTATCGCGAGGTCTGGCCGGTGCTGCTCAGGCAGCTGAAATATGAGGACTATTATCTCAAGCGCGAATTGCCGCCGACGGCAAAGCCCTATCGCGGCGAATTTCATGATCTCGACATAACGGCCGCGGCCGCCGAATAG
- a CDS encoding HAL/PAL/TAL family ammonia-lyase, which translates to MSPLVLTGAGVSIEDVVAAARNACKVEVTPAVLEKLAKARQVLDAAAAGGQQIYGLNRGLGANLVTAVEGDASAFQRQLIEGRSAAVGEALPVPAVRAAMFARLAMLASGGSGLSPRVFTALVEALNAGVHPVMPSLGSIGAGDLLLMTAIARVLIGEGEAEYQGRRMPAAKALMMARLAPVTLSPKDGLSLINASAVSAGTGALALTDALSALEQQQQAGALTMEGIGANRTILDLRQHQARPGACQQLAAKALRDLLARDEAPAPTTIQDPLSIRCMPSIHGALIQAIDHARLAVEIELNAAADNPLVLAEDELVMSTGNFHTASLALAFETLGLAIAQCAAASAARFIQLTGSTRHGLPKYLSPIGGASAGFVPLQKTVTAILAAIRHKANPVMLDFLPVSEGVEDHATQTPLAVAKCAEMTVLWRRLIAFELMAAAQAVDLREGLVLAPATAAIHAAVRSHVATLKEDRPLGIDSEALYAVLASGIWRGLPAAG; encoded by the coding sequence ATGAGCCCGCTCGTTCTCACCGGCGCCGGCGTCAGCATCGAGGATGTGGTTGCCGCCGCGCGCAATGCCTGCAAGGTCGAGGTCACGCCTGCCGTCCTCGAAAAGCTCGCCAAGGCACGCCAGGTCCTCGATGCCGCCGCGGCCGGCGGCCAGCAGATCTACGGGTTGAACAGAGGCCTCGGCGCCAATCTCGTCACCGCGGTCGAAGGCGACGCGAGCGCCTTCCAGCGCCAGTTGATCGAAGGCCGCAGCGCCGCCGTCGGCGAGGCCCTGCCCGTGCCGGCGGTGCGGGCGGCGATGTTCGCCCGCCTTGCGATGCTCGCTTCCGGCGGCTCTGGCCTGTCGCCGCGCGTGTTCACGGCGCTGGTCGAGGCGCTCAATGCCGGCGTGCATCCGGTGATGCCATCGCTTGGCTCGATCGGCGCCGGCGACCTCCTGCTGATGACGGCGATCGCCAGGGTACTGATCGGCGAAGGCGAAGCGGAATACCAGGGCCGCCGCATGCCTGCCGCCAAGGCGCTGATGATGGCCCGGCTTGCGCCCGTCACGCTCTCGCCGAAGGACGGCCTCTCCCTGATCAACGCCTCGGCGGTTTCGGCCGGCACCGGGGCGCTGGCGCTAACCGATGCGCTGTCGGCGCTCGAACAGCAACAGCAGGCCGGCGCGCTGACGATGGAAGGTATTGGCGCCAACCGCACCATCCTCGATCTGCGCCAGCACCAGGCACGCCCTGGCGCCTGCCAGCAGCTTGCGGCAAAGGCGCTGCGCGACCTGCTGGCGCGCGATGAAGCGCCGGCACCGACCACGATCCAGGATCCGCTGTCGATCCGCTGCATGCCCTCGATCCATGGCGCGCTGATCCAGGCGATCGACCATGCGCGGCTGGCGGTCGAGATCGAGCTCAACGCCGCCGCCGACAATCCGCTGGTGCTTGCCGAGGATGAGCTGGTCATGTCGACCGGCAACTTCCACACCGCGTCGCTGGCGCTCGCCTTCGAGACGCTTGGCCTGGCGATCGCGCAATGCGCGGCGGCGTCAGCCGCGCGCTTCATCCAGCTCACCGGCTCAACCCGCCACGGCCTGCCGAAATATCTTTCGCCGATCGGCGGCGCCTCGGCGGGCTTCGTCCCGCTGCAGAAAACGGTGACGGCTATCCTGGCCGCGATCCGTCATAAGGCCAATCCGGTGATGCTCGATTTCCTGCCGGTGTCCGAAGGCGTCGAGGATCACGCGACGCAGACGCCGCTCGCTGTCGCCAAATGCGCCGAGATGACCGTGCTGTGGCGGCGGCTGATTGCCTTCGAACTGATGGCGGCGGCGCAGGCCGTCGATTTGCGCGAAGGTCTGGTGCTGGCGCCGGCCACCGCCGCCATCCACGCGGCCGTGCGCTCGCATGTGGCAACACTCAAGGAAGACAGACCGCTCGGCATTGATTCCGAGGCGCTCTATGCCGTCCTCGCCAGCGGAATCTGGCGAGGTTTACCAGCTGCAGGCTGA
- a CDS encoding 3-methyl-2-oxobutanoate hydroxymethyltransferase: MSRKRPTVADLRAMKGKRQLTMLRVLTLEEAEAAERAGVDIVSVPPELVLNPQYRDAAPSLFTMPGDNFFEIGTTDDFVRWSFRLYKAGADAVYCSAGYATIKRMADDAIPVIGHVGLIPSRATWTGGFKAVGKTADTAMQVFEAVKQLEAAGAIGAEIEVVPVEVAKAISERTSLIMLSMGAGTGCDAQYLFAEDILGTNRGHMPRHSKVYRNFAAEYDRLQAERIAAFSEYIADVDSGAYPEDRHIVHMDPDELTLFMKKVDAKS; the protein is encoded by the coding sequence ATGAGCCGAAAGAGACCGACCGTTGCCGATCTGCGCGCCATGAAGGGCAAGCGGCAGCTTACCATGCTACGCGTGCTGACGCTGGAGGAAGCCGAGGCCGCCGAACGGGCAGGGGTAGACATCGTCTCGGTGCCGCCGGAACTGGTGCTCAATCCGCAATATCGCGATGCCGCGCCCAGCCTCTTCACCATGCCGGGCGACAATTTTTTCGAGATCGGCACCACCGACGATTTCGTGCGCTGGTCGTTCCGGCTCTACAAGGCCGGCGCCGACGCGGTCTATTGCAGCGCCGGCTACGCCACGATCAAGCGGATGGCCGACGATGCCATCCCCGTCATCGGCCATGTCGGGCTGATCCCGTCGCGCGCCACCTGGACCGGCGGCTTCAAGGCGGTCGGCAAGACTGCCGATACGGCCATGCAGGTGTTCGAGGCGGTGAAGCAACTGGAGGCCGCCGGCGCCATCGGCGCCGAGATCGAAGTGGTGCCGGTGGAGGTGGCGAAAGCGATCTCCGAGCGCACTTCGCTGATCATGCTGTCGATGGGCGCGGGTACGGGCTGCGATGCGCAATATCTGTTCGCCGAGGATATTCTCGGCACCAATCGCGGTCACATGCCGCGCCATTCGAAAGTCTACCGCAACTTCGCCGCCGAATACGACCGGCTGCAGGCGGAACGTATCGCGGCGTTTTCGGAATATATTGCCGACGTCGACAGCGGCGCCTATCCGGAAGACAGGCATATCGTGCACATGGACCCGGACGAGCTCACCCTCTTCATGAAGAAGGTGGACGCAAAGTCCTGA